The following are from one region of the Pectobacterium actinidiae genome:
- a CDS encoding alpha/beta fold hydrolase, with amino-acid sequence MLELKHNIIFDGQPVAWGCMGQGPALVLIHGTPFSSQVWRRIAPLLSSQWTIYYYDMVGYGQSYQSAGQQVSLGVQDRLLAALLKEWKLMRPDILCHDFSGATALRGYFLQGLRYASLTLFDAVAISPWGSPFVAHVRKHQDAFTGLPEYAHDALLNAYLRGAAYQSLSEEALNIYMSPWQGEVGQAAFYRQIAQMDQCYTDEIEPLLTKLDCPVNLLWGEQDEWIPLDVGKRLAHRLGDAPLQIVKNAGHLVQEDAPEAIVQSMYSLLLQRNHTIR; translated from the coding sequence ATGCTTGAGTTAAAACATAATATTATTTTCGACGGTCAGCCTGTCGCCTGGGGATGCATGGGACAAGGTCCCGCGCTGGTGCTAATTCACGGTACGCCATTTTCCTCTCAGGTATGGCGACGCATCGCGCCCCTACTCTCTTCCCAGTGGACAATTTATTACTACGACATGGTGGGCTACGGACAGTCATATCAATCCGCTGGACAGCAGGTATCACTTGGCGTGCAAGACAGACTCTTGGCCGCACTCTTGAAAGAATGGAAGCTGATGCGACCCGACATACTTTGCCATGATTTCAGCGGGGCGACGGCGCTGCGCGGTTATTTCCTGCAAGGCCTTCGCTATGCCTCGCTGACGCTATTTGATGCCGTCGCCATTTCTCCCTGGGGCTCGCCCTTTGTCGCCCATGTCAGAAAACATCAGGATGCCTTCACCGGCCTGCCAGAATACGCTCACGATGCCTTACTCAACGCTTATTTGCGGGGTGCGGCCTACCAGTCGTTATCGGAAGAAGCGCTGAACATTTACATGTCGCCTTGGCAAGGCGAAGTCGGACAAGCCGCTTTCTATCGGCAAATAGCCCAGATGGATCAGTGCTATACCGACGAGATTGAGCCTCTGCTCACTAAACTTGATTGTCCGGTGAATCTTCTCTGGGGCGAACAGGATGAATGGATACCACTTGATGTCGGTAAACGTCTCGCTCATCGGCTCGGCGATGCACCTTTACAGATCGTCAAAAACGCAGGACATCTGGTACAGGAAGATGCCCCCGAAGCCATCGTTCAATCCATGTATTCCTTGCTGTTACAGCGCAATCACACGATAAGGTGA
- a CDS encoding DUF1963 domain-containing protein, translating into MPIIHTDVLSIDFPPSFTSVEQIGQGALGQYSTDDSLVVLDIYPVDRELLHKTETGQTERYRTFCGKIYGNLTWLEEKTLALENYNALLMTAEGVYGFAYLFAFIRLTDTVCLFAGGYCPQEQQQEHFITIETALRSLRIVTATPETALHSHLKAKGAEADTAQDNEVQINVAETPAYPPIIQDPALLPLLAEHSPQRQHLMNTLLSADPIIPIADAVAGTLRSSIDFYHGAEDDHSALGNHRLGGLPDLPVDIPYPCVSVAKDTLLEYEECWQEGEDEKDVCIFPWDDVTQTYRVPLEFIAQVDCRDLAPLQDYLPREGSLFFFLECGSSPLTTRGKVIYVQDVASLCSGTRFADLAFNDEKTLGQKPAFTLHPRASITVPSFYALRQNPHLGSILCSRLSLEQQAALDDDAFDHALSNLGFAQYYAWQLRQLGAFNLLPDSNANKEQLAWMIDKNMLPSNFPLDAPLPEYQGIARVNGCGFSQHELPELQAAQKLGGEAQDWLVLFQVCLDGQFQWDDGTLNFIIHRTDLAAQRFDRVFMVCDY; encoded by the coding sequence ATGCCAATCATCCACACGGACGTTTTATCCATCGATTTCCCCCCGAGTTTTACTTCCGTTGAGCAAATCGGACAGGGTGCGCTCGGCCAGTATTCCACTGACGACAGTCTCGTCGTGCTGGATATTTATCCGGTCGACAGGGAATTACTACACAAAACAGAAACGGGACAGACCGAGCGATATCGCACCTTCTGCGGAAAAATTTATGGAAATCTCACCTGGCTTGAAGAAAAAACACTAGCCCTTGAAAACTACAACGCATTGTTAATGACGGCCGAAGGGGTTTACGGCTTCGCTTACCTGTTCGCGTTTATCCGCTTAACTGACACAGTTTGCCTTTTCGCTGGGGGATACTGCCCGCAGGAGCAGCAACAAGAGCACTTCATCACAATAGAAACCGCGCTGCGCAGCTTGCGAATTGTCACTGCCACACCAGAAACGGCATTGCACAGCCACCTAAAAGCGAAGGGAGCAGAGGCGGATACCGCACAAGACAACGAGGTTCAGATTAACGTCGCAGAGACACCAGCCTACCCTCCTATAATCCAAGATCCTGCTCTACTCCCGTTGCTGGCAGAGCATTCTCCACAGCGACAGCACCTCATGAATACGTTGCTCTCGGCTGACCCCATCATCCCCATCGCCGATGCCGTGGCTGGCACCTTACGCAGTAGCATCGACTTCTATCATGGTGCAGAAGACGATCACAGCGCGCTGGGCAATCATCGGCTGGGTGGCCTGCCGGATTTGCCTGTCGATATCCCTTACCCTTGTGTCAGTGTCGCCAAAGACACGCTGCTCGAATACGAGGAGTGCTGGCAAGAAGGTGAAGACGAAAAAGACGTGTGCATTTTCCCCTGGGACGATGTCACACAGACCTATCGTGTACCGCTGGAATTTATTGCGCAGGTAGACTGCCGAGATTTAGCCCCATTGCAGGATTATCTGCCACGCGAAGGCTCATTATTCTTCTTTCTGGAATGTGGAAGCAGCCCTCTAACGACCAGAGGAAAGGTGATTTATGTGCAGGATGTCGCAAGTCTGTGCAGCGGCACGCGCTTTGCAGACCTTGCTTTCAATGATGAGAAGACGCTCGGGCAAAAACCCGCTTTTACACTGCATCCCAGAGCCAGCATCACCGTACCCAGTTTTTACGCATTGCGTCAAAACCCCCATCTTGGCTCCATACTCTGCTCACGCCTGAGTCTGGAACAGCAGGCGGCGCTGGACGATGATGCATTCGACCATGCGTTATCCAATCTCGGCTTCGCACAATATTACGCCTGGCAGTTGCGGCAACTGGGCGCATTCAATCTGTTGCCTGATAGCAACGCGAATAAAGAGCAACTCGCCTGGATGATCGACAAGAACATGCTGCCATCGAACTTTCCACTTGATGCCCCACTGCCTGAATATCAGGGGATTGCCCGAGTCAACGGTTGTGGCTTCAGCCAGCATGAATTACCAGAGTTGCAGGCAGCACAGAAGTTAGGTGGCGAAGCACAAGACTGGTTGGTGCTGTTTCAGGTCTGTCTGGATGGACAATTTCAGTGGGATGACGGCACGCTGAACTTCATCATTCATCGTACCGACCTCGCAGCCCAGCGCTTCGATCGGGTATTTATGGTCTGCGATTACTGA
- a CDS encoding MFS transporter, with the protein MTAHSRESNFTTLNMIIAASLVGLVTGYTLPLISLKLAEHGHSTATLGILAALPAAGMMLSSFVTPWLSRHLHVRYLLSGSLIILAASTVASFLLSHPVSLILPRLLTGLASGVLVVLGETWVTSRASDKHKATLTGLYASVFTGCQLIGPLLIAAGENIQTYALWLICGLSAACAFMLRNCASMVRADEQSSTSYRDLIPFLPAIASGVLCFSFFDASILALFPLYGMEQGLDEKSAILLVTLIFLGDAVFQTPIGWLADKCGIIKTHISCGILFCVMLVLITFSSSSPALLVPVCIALGAAAGGLYTLSLVRAGQKFAGQRLIVMNSLLGLVWSAGSICGPLFSGTAITFYGYDGLIVTLLLTGVLFVGIQGVLRKERVSRSLGEE; encoded by the coding sequence ATGACAGCACATTCCCGTGAATCCAATTTCACGACACTGAACATGATTATCGCCGCCTCACTCGTGGGATTGGTGACAGGGTACACACTGCCGCTGATCAGCCTGAAGCTGGCCGAGCACGGGCACAGCACAGCGACGCTCGGTATTCTGGCGGCCCTTCCCGCGGCAGGGATGATGCTATCCTCTTTCGTTACGCCGTGGCTCAGCCGCCACCTGCACGTCCGCTATCTGTTATCCGGCAGCCTGATTATTCTGGCGGCCTCAACCGTTGCCTCATTCCTGCTGTCACACCCTGTCTCGCTCATTTTACCCCGCCTGTTAACCGGGCTGGCGTCGGGGGTTTTGGTGGTGCTGGGAGAAACCTGGGTTACCAGCCGGGCTTCAGACAAACACAAAGCGACGCTGACAGGGCTGTATGCCTCCGTTTTCACCGGATGTCAGTTGATAGGGCCGCTGCTGATTGCCGCGGGCGAGAATATTCAAACCTATGCCCTGTGGCTGATTTGTGGCCTATCCGCCGCGTGTGCGTTCATGCTGAGGAACTGCGCCAGTATGGTTCGAGCGGATGAACAGTCCTCGACGTCTTATCGGGATCTTATCCCTTTTCTTCCGGCAATCGCCTCTGGCGTGCTCTGCTTCTCCTTCTTCGATGCCAGCATACTTGCGCTCTTTCCGCTTTACGGCATGGAACAAGGCTTAGACGAAAAATCCGCGATATTGCTGGTTACACTCATTTTTCTGGGCGATGCCGTCTTTCAGACGCCGATTGGCTGGCTGGCAGACAAATGCGGCATCATAAAAACCCACATCAGCTGCGGCATCCTGTTCTGTGTAATGCTGGTATTGATCACTTTCTCATCCTCCTCCCCTGCACTTCTGGTTCCCGTCTGTATCGCACTGGGCGCAGCGGCTGGCGGGCTTTACACGCTATCTCTGGTTCGGGCGGGTCAGAAATTTGCCGGTCAGCGGCTAATTGTGATGAATTCACTGCTGGGGCTGGTGTGGTCTGCGGGCAGTATCTGCGGGCCGCTGTTCTCTGGTACAGCCATTACGTTCTACGGTTACGACGGTCTCATCGTCACCTTATTGTTAACCGGCGTGCTGTTTGTCGGCATACAGGGCGTATTAAGAAAAGAACGCGTATCACGTTCGCTGGGTGAAGAGTGA
- a CDS encoding YjjG family noncanonical pyrimidine nucleotidase, with amino-acid sequence MKYRHFLFDLDDTLLDFKASERLSFARTLTNLGVDIENTTLFADYQRENSQLWSEFEKGEITKDLLKVERFRRTFSLHSIDIDPHKASNLYLECLPETVVLVDGAVQICEALAEIGEVGIITNGIEYVQAKRVANSGLTDWLSFVATSEACGFAKPDARFFEFSARKFSSFKKAEAVIVGDRLDADILGANLYGIDSCWFNAGGAANDSDITPTYEAATLQDVFTQISARS; translated from the coding sequence ATGAAATACCGCCATTTCCTGTTTGACCTTGATGACACGTTATTGGATTTCAAAGCCTCCGAGCGTCTTTCGTTTGCGCGTACGCTGACGAATCTTGGTGTCGATATTGAAAATACGACCCTGTTTGCAGATTACCAGCGTGAGAATTCCCAGCTATGGAGCGAGTTTGAGAAGGGAGAAATCACCAAAGATCTGCTGAAAGTAGAACGCTTCCGTCGCACGTTCTCCCTGCATAGCATCGATATCGATCCCCACAAAGCAAGTAATCTCTATCTGGAATGCCTGCCTGAGACGGTGGTGTTGGTGGATGGGGCGGTTCAGATCTGTGAAGCGCTTGCCGAGATCGGTGAAGTTGGCATTATTACCAATGGCATAGAGTATGTGCAGGCGAAGCGAGTGGCGAACTCGGGTCTTACAGATTGGCTCTCGTTCGTCGCCACCTCTGAGGCTTGCGGATTCGCCAAGCCGGATGCGCGTTTCTTCGAGTTCTCCGCCAGAAAATTCAGCTCGTTCAAAAAAGCCGAGGCGGTCATTGTTGGTGACAGGCTTGATGCCGATATCCTTGGGGCGAACCTGTACGGCATAGACAGTTGCTGGTTCAATGCAGGCGGAGCCGCTAATGATTCGGATATTACGCCAACCTACGAGGCCGCAACGCTACAAGATGTGTTCACGCAGATCAGCGCCAGGTCTTGA
- a CDS encoding ABC transporter substrate-binding protein: MKNNNDKIDRKRRQLMQWSAISASALTLSSLLPGMAFAAEGEEIRIGYWPIVGGLPLYVGVERGFFKEVGLNVRAVKFASPQQIVEGMITGRIHGCANGTATGALGLGAITSPGLFKIICSNPSNHQMVLDEFLVPLNSDVKSIAELKGKRIACGPGIQNVVMTKIILEKNGFTADELRVTELPVGQHVAALAAGQIDGVYTLEPTGTVGRLKGLSRTLETGVISRYVLGNPDAPWFGGAAALNSGFIDSRAADAKRFTQAYAKSVQFIQQNPEAAREHITGYTSIEAELSKEVPLPGFVMYDELKGDNLAWFQKFYDVFTERKIFREPVDVSSLIYQP; the protein is encoded by the coding sequence ATGAAAAATAACAATGACAAGATCGATCGTAAACGCAGGCAGTTAATGCAATGGTCAGCCATTAGCGCGAGTGCATTGACGCTAAGTAGCTTGCTGCCGGGAATGGCTTTTGCTGCCGAAGGTGAAGAAATTCGCATTGGTTACTGGCCGATTGTGGGCGGCTTGCCGTTATATGTGGGGGTTGAGCGGGGCTTTTTCAAAGAGGTTGGGCTGAATGTGCGAGCGGTGAAATTCGCTAGCCCGCAACAGATTGTCGAAGGGATGATCACGGGGCGTATACATGGCTGCGCCAACGGTACGGCCACCGGCGCATTGGGATTAGGCGCGATTACTTCACCCGGCCTGTTCAAGATCATTTGCTCGAATCCTTCTAATCATCAGATGGTATTGGATGAATTTCTGGTGCCGTTAAACAGCGACGTAAAAAGTATCGCAGAGCTGAAAGGCAAACGCATCGCCTGTGGACCGGGTATTCAGAATGTGGTGATGACCAAAATTATTCTGGAGAAAAATGGCTTTACGGCGGATGAGCTGCGTGTGACGGAATTGCCAGTCGGGCAACATGTGGCAGCGCTGGCCGCGGGTCAGATTGACGGGGTTTATACGCTGGAACCGACGGGAACGGTGGGGCGGTTGAAAGGACTGTCGCGTACCTTGGAAACGGGCGTGATCTCACGCTATGTGCTCGGTAATCCCGATGCACCGTGGTTTGGTGGTGCGGCAGCGTTAAATAGCGGTTTTATCGATAGTCGTGCGGCGGATGCAAAACGCTTCACGCAGGCCTATGCCAAATCGGTGCAGTTTATTCAGCAGAACCCAGAGGCTGCCCGCGAGCACATCACGGGTTACACCAGCATTGAGGCCGAACTGAGTAAAGAGGTGCCATTGCCGGGGTTTGTCATGTATGACGAGCTAAAAGGCGACAATCTGGCGTGGTTCCAGAAGTTTTATGACGTGTTCACCGAAAGAAAGATCTTCCGGGAACCGGTGGACGTCAGCAGCCTGATTTATCAGCCTTAA
- a CDS encoding ArsR/SmtB family transcription factor encodes MRSTQIKVLASEPRLEILRLLKHPQQYFSGQTSADPQAFGVCITLIADALHIAQPTASRHVDLLRQAGFITIKRYQKWTYCQRNEAALSDYIQWLSEELCGETE; translated from the coding sequence ATGAGATCAACCCAAATCAAAGTATTAGCCAGTGAACCACGACTGGAAATCCTGCGCTTGCTTAAGCATCCACAGCAATATTTCAGTGGGCAGACGTCAGCCGATCCGCAGGCCTTTGGGGTTTGTATTACGCTGATCGCTGATGCATTGCATATCGCCCAGCCAACCGCCAGCCGTCATGTCGATCTATTGCGGCAGGCGGGATTTATCACGATAAAACGTTATCAGAAATGGACATACTGCCAAAGAAATGAGGCAGCTTTGTCGGACTACATTCAGTGGCTGTCTGAGGAGCTGTGTGGGGAAACCGAATGA
- a CDS encoding type II toxin-antitoxin system RelE/ParE family toxin encodes MCAEETGKNLEIYQSRRFEKKFASLTEQEQKTVDEQIELIIDEPELGERKKGDLNYLWVHKFYMSNQQYLLSYSWVDAKLEIYLLSLGSHENFYDDQKRHRKADLKLIK; translated from the coding sequence ATGTGCGCAGAAGAGACAGGGAAAAATCTTGAGATATATCAGTCACGCCGTTTTGAGAAAAAATTTGCATCTCTGACAGAACAAGAACAGAAAACCGTCGATGAGCAGATTGAACTTATCATTGATGAACCTGAGCTTGGTGAGCGAAAAAAGGGTGATCTGAATTATCTTTGGGTACATAAATTTTATATGAGTAACCAGCAATATCTCCTGAGTTATAGCTGGGTTGACGCTAAACTTGAAATATATTTATTGAGCCTCGGCTCACATGAAAATTTCTATGATGATCAAAAGCGTCACAGAAAAGCTGACCTGAAGCTAATTAAATAA
- a CDS encoding TA system antitoxin ParD family protein yields the protein MATSIRLDDDFVEEVKVHAEAMSRSVPKQIEYWAKIGRIAEDNPELPFSFINEILLAKSEIDNGRMTKYVRRRDREKS from the coding sequence ATGGCAACAAGCATCCGCCTGGATGATGATTTTGTTGAAGAGGTGAAAGTGCATGCTGAGGCAATGAGCCGAAGTGTGCCAAAGCAAATAGAGTACTGGGCTAAAATTGGTCGTATTGCTGAGGATAACCCTGAATTACCTTTTTCCTTCATCAACGAAATCCTGCTGGCGAAATCAGAAATCGACAATGGAAGAATGACAAAATATGTGCGCAGAAGAGACAGGGAAAAATCTTGA
- a CDS encoding dimethylsulfonioproprionate lyase family protein, with protein sequence MSTDDSILERLLFTIHKRLVSIPVAQHVRKDIVPIVDSWPFRPEKNTRTSHAVHLPVVDFFEPALKIGEVSGDKEICSMLRLLAPTLSWNFDYAPHPDFPSLGERIAFTQCVGPEDRWISSHLAIGLTLIAPETHYPAHCHPATEIYLPLAGTGLWSIGNADYVARQPGELIFHRSGVPHATQTQEEPVLALYIWHGDIHSPSQWQRE encoded by the coding sequence ATGAGCACAGACGACAGCATTCTCGAACGCTTACTCTTCACGATCCATAAGCGGTTAGTCTCGATCCCCGTCGCTCAACATGTACGTAAGGATATCGTCCCAATCGTCGATAGCTGGCCTTTCCGACCAGAAAAAAATACGCGAACGAGTCACGCTGTACATCTGCCTGTGGTGGATTTTTTTGAACCCGCGTTGAAAATCGGAGAGGTATCTGGAGACAAGGAAATATGCTCGATGCTCAGGCTATTAGCGCCCACATTAAGCTGGAACTTTGACTATGCTCCGCATCCTGATTTTCCATCTTTGGGTGAAAGAATCGCCTTTACGCAATGCGTCGGCCCCGAAGATCGGTGGATATCGTCTCATTTGGCGATTGGGCTGACGCTGATCGCGCCAGAAACCCATTATCCCGCGCATTGTCATCCAGCAACCGAGATTTATCTTCCTCTGGCTGGCACGGGTTTATGGTCGATAGGAAATGCTGACTATGTTGCTCGCCAACCCGGTGAGCTAATCTTTCACCGTAGCGGTGTTCCGCATGCGACTCAGACACAGGAAGAGCCCGTTCTCGCGTTATACATTTGGCACGGTGATATTCATTCACCTTCTCAATGGCAGCGAGAGTGA
- a CDS encoding ABC transporter ATP-binding protein, which yields MMTSRTAQVEKLDTALPPYPAPNTHVTIRGLNKSFAGQPLYTDLNLDLPRGKIVSIFGPNGCGKSTLMNMIAGLIPVDSGDILFDGKTLAETRIGYVFQNYRDALFPWMSAWKNIAYPLVRSGMSKHDVQTRMDELIAMFDIRFDLQRYPYELSGGQQQTVCIMRALATGPEVMFLDEPFSALDFEMTLFIRDKLQEVQLATGVTMVIVSHDLEDAVFLADEILLLTRRPTTVSEIVPFDLARPRGAEAMSDPEFIRVKAHTLEVFKREMAA from the coding sequence ATGATGACATCTCGTACCGCACAAGTGGAAAAACTGGATACCGCGTTGCCGCCTTATCCAGCACCGAACACCCACGTCACTATTCGCGGCTTGAACAAGTCGTTCGCGGGGCAGCCGCTCTATACCGATCTGAATCTGGATTTACCGCGCGGCAAGATCGTGTCGATTTTCGGGCCGAACGGCTGTGGTAAATCGACGCTGATGAACATGATTGCTGGGCTGATTCCCGTCGATAGCGGCGATATCCTGTTTGACGGTAAAACGTTGGCGGAAACCCGAATTGGCTATGTGTTTCAAAACTATCGTGATGCGCTTTTCCCCTGGATGAGCGCCTGGAAGAATATTGCCTATCCGCTGGTGCGTAGCGGGATGAGCAAACACGATGTGCAGACGCGGATGGATGAACTGATCGCGATGTTTGATATTCGCTTCGATCTCCAGCGTTATCCGTATGAACTTTCCGGCGGACAGCAGCAGACGGTCTGTATCATGCGGGCGCTGGCGACGGGGCCTGAGGTGATGTTTTTGGATGAACCGTTCTCCGCGCTGGATTTCGAAATGACGCTGTTCATCCGCGACAAGCTGCAAGAGGTTCAGTTGGCGACCGGCGTGACGATGGTCATCGTGTCGCATGATTTAGAAGACGCGGTGTTTCTGGCGGATGAAATCTTGCTGTTGACGCGTCGGCCAACGACGGTGTCGGAGATTGTTCCGTTTGATTTAGCGCGTCCACGCGGTGCGGAGGCGATGAGCGATCCTGAGTTTATTCGCGTCAAGGCGCACACGCTGGAGGTGTTCAAACGCGAAATGGCTGCATAA
- a CDS encoding ABC transporter permease, which produces MRQHWTSKLLPAVGPILLFLFWQLAVSAKWLNPILLPSPVDTLSYMFQSFADASMRTDIGATLYRTLAAFGFAALIGVPLGVILGSNEKIYRSLEFLIDFFRSTPSSALIPLFLLIFGITDANKIAISAFAAVLVILFNSAYGVMNAKKTRLMAAQVMGISRWHIFKDIMLLESLAQTFVGLRTGVSMALVIVIVAEMFIGSETGLGHRIIDAQQVFNIRDMYASILITGALGYLLNVLFLVVEKRIVHWSGKA; this is translated from the coding sequence ATGCGTCAGCACTGGACGTCTAAATTATTACCCGCCGTCGGCCCGATTCTGCTGTTTCTTTTTTGGCAGTTGGCGGTCAGCGCGAAATGGCTGAACCCCATTTTATTACCGTCGCCGGTCGATACGTTGAGCTATATGTTCCAGTCCTTCGCGGATGCGAGCATGCGTACGGATATCGGTGCGACGCTATACCGTACACTCGCTGCATTTGGCTTTGCCGCGCTGATTGGCGTGCCGCTCGGCGTTATTTTGGGCAGCAATGAAAAGATTTACCGCAGCCTGGAGTTTCTGATCGACTTCTTCCGTTCTACGCCATCGTCAGCGCTGATCCCGCTATTTTTGCTGATTTTCGGTATCACCGACGCGAATAAAATTGCGATTTCGGCCTTTGCGGCCGTGCTGGTGATTCTGTTCAACAGCGCGTATGGCGTGATGAATGCCAAGAAAACCCGTCTGATGGCGGCGCAGGTCATGGGGATTTCCCGCTGGCATATTTTTAAAGACATCATGCTGCTGGAAAGTCTGGCGCAAACCTTTGTCGGCCTGCGCACCGGCGTGTCGATGGCGCTGGTGATCGTGATTGTCGCGGAGATGTTTATTGGTTCGGAAACGGGGCTAGGGCATCGCATCATCGATGCGCAGCAGGTGTTCAATATTCGGGATATGTACGCCTCTATCCTGATTACGGGCGCACTGGGGTATCTGCTTAACGTATTGTTTTTGGTGGTAGAAAAACGAATTGTTCACTGGAGTGGCAAAGCATGA